A single region of the Pontibacter kalidii genome encodes:
- a CDS encoding MlaD family protein: MNSAENKRSIMVGIFVLIAIVIFVIGILTLGGQQKRFIESISVSTFFDDVEGLKVGNNVWFSGVKIGTVKEIRLYGESQVQVLMNLEQSAQKYIRQNSKARISSESLIGNKIIEIFGGTPAAGPVQDGDVLASEANLNTDDIMKTLQENNKNLANITSNFSVISDKLVRGEGTVGTLLNDTTLAEDFKSMVASLENTSQNAVRASRDLSRFTSKLNTQGSLANELLTDTTVFGRLESAMAELEKATQSATQMAQNLEQASGKFNNDNSAVGVLLNDPKFARQLQSTMQNLETSTEKLDANMEALQSNFLLRGYFRKKDKEQRKAEEEAQEQQAEQEQQQQTEQQPVKE; this comes from the coding sequence ATGAATTCGGCAGAAAATAAGCGATCCATCATGGTCGGGATCTTTGTCCTGATTGCCATCGTGATCTTTGTGATAGGTATCCTGACGCTGGGCGGCCAGCAGAAAAGGTTTATCGAGAGCATCTCAGTAAGTACTTTCTTTGATGATGTGGAGGGCCTGAAGGTGGGCAACAATGTCTGGTTCTCGGGCGTGAAGATCGGTACGGTAAAGGAGATCAGGTTGTATGGCGAGTCGCAGGTGCAGGTGCTGATGAACCTCGAGCAGTCGGCGCAGAAGTACATCCGCCAGAACTCAAAGGCCCGTATCAGCTCCGAGAGTCTCATTGGCAACAAGATCATCGAGATCTTTGGCGGCACACCGGCCGCGGGGCCGGTACAGGACGGCGATGTGCTGGCATCCGAAGCGAACCTGAACACCGACGACATCATGAAGACGCTGCAGGAGAATAACAAGAACCTGGCAAATATTACCAGCAACTTCAGTGTGATCAGCGACAAGCTGGTGCGGGGCGAGGGCACTGTGGGCACGCTCCTTAACGACACTACGCTGGCAGAAGATTTTAAGAGTATGGTGGCCAGCCTGGAGAATACCTCCCAGAATGCCGTGCGCGCCTCCCGCGACCTGAGCCGCTTCACCAGCAAACTAAACACCCAAGGCAGCCTTGCAAACGAGCTACTGACGGATACCACTGTTTTTGGCAGGCTGGAGAGCGCAATGGCGGAGCTGGAAAAGGCCACGCAGTCGGCCACGCAGATGGCGCAGAACCTGGAGCAGGCCAGTGGCAAGTTTAACAACGATAACAGCGCCGTGGGGGTGCTGCTCAACGACCCGAAATTCGCCCGCCAATTGCAGAGTACGATGCAGAACCTGGAGACCAGCACCGAGAAACTGGATGCCAATATGGAGGCTCTGCAGAGCAATTTCCTGCTCAGAGGCTATTTCCGGAAGAAGGATAAAGAGCAGCGCAAAGCAGAAGAGGAGGCGCAGGAACAGCAAGCTGAGCAGGAGCAGCAGCAGCAAACCGAGCAGCAGCCTGTTAAAGAATAG
- a CDS encoding EcsC family protein — protein sequence MSPYEAQAMYELQRWQHEMLRDPSMFNALARRAQVKLNSFIPEKVHRAITTAMKQMIRGVLFGAGYVSQKPLEQVPLEVREGQVRGQIKYYQQAAAAEGGVTGAGGILLGLVDFPLLLGLKLKLLYDVAALYGYDIKDYRERVYLLHVFELAFSSQEHRRNVYLYLADWESQKLLLPEDINAFDWRSLQQEYRDYIDLAKMAQMIPIIGAPIGAVVNYRLISRLGETAMNAYRLRWKEQGLLQH from the coding sequence ATGTCTCCCTACGAAGCTCAGGCCATGTATGAACTACAGCGGTGGCAGCACGAAATGCTGCGCGACCCAAGTATGTTTAATGCGCTTGCCCGCAGGGCGCAGGTGAAGCTCAACAGTTTCATACCGGAGAAGGTGCACCGGGCCATCACCACGGCCATGAAACAGATGATCCGGGGGGTACTGTTTGGGGCTGGGTACGTTTCGCAAAAACCCCTGGAGCAGGTGCCGCTGGAGGTGCGGGAGGGGCAGGTGCGGGGGCAGATAAAGTATTACCAGCAGGCCGCCGCGGCCGAGGGTGGCGTGACAGGGGCAGGCGGTATTCTGCTCGGTCTGGTAGATTTTCCGCTGTTGCTAGGGCTGAAGCTGAAGCTGCTCTATGATGTTGCCGCGCTGTATGGCTATGATATAAAGGACTACCGCGAACGTGTATACCTGCTGCACGTTTTTGAGTTGGCCTTTAGCTCGCAGGAGCACCGCCGGAATGTTTACCTGTACCTGGCCGACTGGGAATCGCAGAAGCTGCTGCTGCCCGAGGATATCAATGCCTTTGATTGGCGCAGCCTGCAGCAGGAGTACCGCGACTACATCGACCTGGCAAAAATGGCGCAGATGATTCCCATTATCGGGGCGCCGATCGGAGCAGTGGTAAACTACCGCCTTATTAGCAGGCTGGGCGAGACGGCCATGAATGCTTACCGCCTGCGCTGGAAGGAACAGGGGCTGTTGCAGCATTAG